The Methanoregula sp. UBA64 genome contains the following window.
GATGAAGTGCGCGAGCTGGAACTTTTGCTCAAACTCGATCTTTCCCACGCGCAGATGGAAGAACTCGTGCCGTTCTGCGCGGAGATCGTAAAGATCTCAAAGCCGATGCTGGTGGTGGGAAACAAGATCGATGAGACGCCCGAAGCCCTGCGGGAGAAACTTGCCGTAGAGAAAGTAGCGTTTGCGAGCGCAGCATCGGAGCTTGCGCTCCGGAATGCCGCAGCGGCAAAAGTGATAAAATACCTGCCGGGCGACAAGCAGTTCTCGGTTGCCGAAGGCGTCACGCTCTCTGCTCCGCAGAAAGCAGGCCTGGTAAAGATCGCCGAGATCATGAAGAAGAATAACGGGACCGGCATCCAGGACGCCATCAACCGGGCGGTCTTCGAGCTGCTCGACCGGATTGTCGTATACCCGGTGGAAGACGAGAACAAATTCTGCAACAAGCAGGGCGACGTGCTGCCGGATGCTTTTTTGATGAAGCGCGGATCCACGCCCCACGATCTCGCATTCCAGGTACACACAGATATCGGCAAGGGGTTCCTGTATGCAATCGATGCCCGCACGAAAATGCGGATCAAGGAGACCCATGTCCTCAAGGACGGGGACATCATAAAAATCGTGAGTGCCGCGAAGTAGGCGGCGCCGGGCCCCGCTGTGTGACGCCTGTCATACCGTTGTCTGACATCCGCGCCGCTCCTGCGGGAAATTTACCCTTTTTTTCGTGATTTGAGGCAGGATTTCGCCCGGTTTGCCACAACCTTTATAACATGCCGCAGAGTATAGGGGAAATATCCAAGAGACAGGAGAGGAGGTGAATCCATGGGCGGAGAGATCTACCAGGCACAGGTGATCAGGAACTTCTTTGACACCATCACCGGCACAGACAGGAACCTGACACGCATCTACATGTGTGTCATGAGCCTTGCAAAGCTCCGCATGGAGTCCCCGGAAAAGATGGCCTCCCTGCTCGACCAGTTAAAGAAGAGCAAGATCAAAAAGGAGCTCTCGGTCGACCTGCTTGACTATGTCTGCGATGCGGCAAACGAACTCGAGCTTGCGAGCGTGCAGACAGCATTCGGTGTCAAGGATATCAAGGATATGGCGCAGGACTTCAATGCGGTCAGCCTTGACAGCCTGTAATCTTCTTTTTTTTTTTAATTTTTTGATGTGGTTCCGGATTACGGACGATCCGTGCCGGCCGTTTCCAGAAATTCCAGAGTTTTTTTCCGGAACGCGGGTACCAAAAAAGAGAGGCGGATGGTCAGGTGCTCCGATCCGCTGTAAAAAAAGATCCGTTACTGGATCCCGAGTGCTTTTTTGTAGATCTCCAGAATGGTGATGATGTACTTCCGGTGCTCTTCGAGTGCCTGTTCGTCATCGGGCGATGCGATGACGGCAATGGCATAGACAAGGATCAGCGCATTGTCGAGATCCAGGGTTTCGGGGTCCTGCGTGCTGTCATTGTACAGGTTTATGGCAAGGAACGGATAATCGGAGGGAGTAAACCGTTCGGGAGTTTCCGGTTTTACCTGCGAGTTTTCGAGCGCCTCTGCATAGGCGCTGATGATCCGGACCGCGGTTTTTACCGTTCCCATCCCTTCGCCATCGCTCATATTGCCAAGCGCAGTAGCACACTCCCGCCGGGCTTTGGGGTAGAGCTCGAACTTGTAGGCAAAAAATGCCGCTGCAATCGTATGTGCAGTCTTTTCCGGGAGCCGGCCAAAGACCGGCTGTATCCGCCCGATATAGTCATTCAGGTATTTTTCCATGGCGATCGTTTCCTCTCGGGTATTTTCCCGGCCGGCACCGGCCTTCGTATGTACTAGTCTTTTTGTGGAAATACTAAAATGAACGTATCCTTCCCGTACCTGCATCCCAAAAGGGGATAGATAGAACCCGGGCCATCACGGGTATATATGAACAGAAACGATCAATATGAATCCACTGGCTATGGGCACCGTAATCTTTTCTGACGTGCATGCCGATGCCGATGCAGTCGGGATGTTTGCAGCATATCTCCGGGCCCCGGCATTTGCCGGCCGGTTTGGGCCGGTCGATACGGTAGTCAACCTCGGGGATATCCTGCACCGGGGCAATAACCCGGAGCGTGCGCTTGCGATCATACGCAACCTCGGGAAGGATTTTTCCCTTGTCTCGGTGCTCGGCAATCACGACCATGCATTCTTAAACGATATCCCGGTCTCGGGAAGCGATGAGGAGAGCACGCGCAGGCATAACGAGCTGCACGGATCCCCGCTTCTCGATATTTTTTCCGGCATGCCGATGGACCGGGCCGAGAACGGGATCCTCTATGTCCACGGGGGTCCGCTCGATCTCGGCACCCAGACGCTCCGGCTCAAGTGCTGGCAGCGGCTCTCCCACGAGCCCGGCGATTCTTTTACCGGCTACCACTACACCCCACAGATGGCATTCGACGCGCTGGAGAAGCGCGGCCTTACCCATATGGTCTGCGGTCACCAGCATACCCATATCTGCTGCCAGAAGACACCCTCCGGGATCCGCGAGCACATTCTCCGGTTCGTGCGCGAAGACGACAAAAACAGTCCGGGCGGCTGGATCGAGACCGCAGAAGTACCGCTCGATACCCCGACACTCTTCCGGTTGGGCGGCTGCCACGGGGAACTGCCGGAGTTTGCGTACCTGTCCGGCACGGCATTCACGTATATCCGGATGCCGGTTGCCCCGGGATCCGATCGCGATCCCGGACAGTGAATTTTTCCGGAATGCTTTTTAAGAATGATCGGATCAATTTAAGAAGATCTTCCGGTTTTTAAAGAAATATTTATATAATGTTACCACACAGTGGTAATTATGCCTCGTGCAGGCGAGGGACGATCGGTTCGGATTGATCCCGAGGTGTATGAGGCTTTGCTCGTGCTCAAGCGCGGCAACCTGACCTTCAGCGATGTCATCGCACAAATGCTCCACGAATGCTATGGGTGGTCGGATGCCTTCCCGCCCACCCAGAGCGAACTCGCGGATTTCATGGGAACGGAGAAGAGACCATGAGTGTGTGGCGGAATTTCTAAAATAAAAAATTCCGGGTTCCTTCCCGACAGCCCACTGCGTTTTTTCCGGGACGCAGGCGACGGCATCCCCTAAAAAAGGTAAACAGTAGTATTGCACTGACAAAAGACTTGTTCACAAAAACATTGTTGCCGGAGAACGACCTAGGAAAAAAATGTCCTACCCTCAGACAGGGTCGGCCGGCACAAATTGCACCGTCTCCCCCGCCATCTCCTCCATCTTTTTTACGAGCATCTCCTCAAGTCGCGGGAGCGATGCGTCCAGATCCGATCTCCATGCACGGACCTCCGATACCTGCTGCTCCTCGCGGGTCCGCATTGCCTCGAGCTGTTCTTTTTCGCGCCCGAGCGCCTGGAGGCGTGAGAGCACCGGGTGGGAGAGGAGCCCTTCCTCTGCTACCCGGGAGTCCTTTTCGAGAGAATAGTACCGTGCACACAGCTGCGAGACCTCCCCGGCATACTTCGCCGGTTCGGCAAAGACCGTGCGCTCCTCCCGGTTTTTAAGGACAATCTCGCTGTCAGCTACCATCTTTTCGACCACGGGGCATGCAGCCGCAAGGGTTGCAGTGCAGGGTTCGGCCGCGGCAACCTCGTGATCGGAAAGAAGCTCCATCGCGTCGCGGATGACATGCACCTCTTTTGCAAGATGTTTCTTTGCCGCGATCTTCTCTGCTTTCCTGAAAACATGCGACATGGTCATGGTAAGCGAGGTGTACCGCCGCAGGCACTCTTCGCGCTCCCGGGCAAGGCCTGCCAGTTTCCCGCGCTCTTCATCGAGCGTTGCAAGCGACGGGTCGGCCTGGAGCCGGGCGGTTTCCTGTACAATCTCATCCAGCCGTGACGAGATTTCTGCGATACGGGCAAGGTACCGCTCCTCTTTTTCAAACGAATGGGCACGATCCTTTTTCGCATCCGCAAGTGCCGTATGGGCCGCACGCGCAGCTCCGATCCGATCGGCCTGCTTTTTGTACTTCCCGAGCGCTTTTGTCATCGCATTGATCTCGTGGCCCACGGCATCGATACCGGCCTTTGTCGCTTTCATCTCTTCCGGGAATGCGACCTGCAGGTATCTCCCCTGCCCGCGGACCGCATTTAAGCAGCCCTTGACATTCTCCACTGCTCCTGCATAGAATGCCTCGGGGTCGTTGTCCGGCAGCTCCTTTGCAAGGGACGTGTTCATGGCCTTAATGAAAAGCGGAAGGGAATTTTTGGTGATGCTTTTGATCCGCGGGTGCGTCTCCGGGTTCTGGTCTGCCCCGGAGATCGTATTGACCGTGAGCTGGAGACTTGCCGAGGCATTCTTTATCGAGCGCATGGGCTCCTCAACTTCACACGAGAGGATCTCCTTTACCTGCCGCTCCTTTTCATCGAGAAACGCGGGCACGTCCTCAAACGCGAGGCTCACTTTTTTTTCCGGCGCGGAGCCGATAAGGGTCTTTAAAAAGTCAAACATTGGTCACTCCGTGACATTTCCCCTGCAGGGAAGAGGATCTGGTGTACCACCTTTGTTGCTGAACGGTCAAATGGTTCGTGGTTCATGAATCATCGCGCGCGATCTGGCGGAGCCGCTCCACACCGTCGATCTCGCTGATCACGCTCGCCACGGCAGGGGGCACGAGATCCTCCCACGGTTCCCCCGCAAGCATCCGGCGCCGGATCTCGGTGCCGCTGTGCCGGTCGCGCTCGTACATGGCCGGCGACTGCACATCCACGTTCGCCTCGCGGAAGAGCCGGACCACGAGCGGATTCGAGGAATAGCAGGTATCAAACGGCGGCGTCATCGACCGGACGTGAGCTGCCCAGAGCGCGTTTCTCTGCACATCCTCGATCGGGATCACATAATACGGGCACCCGAGTGTCGTGAGCGCCCGCGTGATCATCAGCACCCGTTCACCTGAGGTAAACGGGTTTTCCAGCGTGTGGGAGAGCTGGGCGCTCCCGACACCGATGATGATCTCGTCGCATGTCCGGGCGAGTTCCGTAAGAACCGCCTGGTGCCCGTTATGGTAAGGCTGGAACCTGCCCACGTAAAACCCGCGCTTCATTTGTTCTTTCCCCCGTTTGCAATCCGCGCCGCAAACGCGCCCGCCGTAAACCCGGCATCGATGTTGACGACCGCAATGACCGAGCAGGACTGGAGCATGCTCGCAAGGGCCGCCCGCCCTTCTCCCATGTACCCGTATCCGGTGCTGACCGGGACACCGAGCACCGGTTTGTCCACGAGACCCGCAACCACTGCAGGAAGCGTTCCTTCTCTCCCGGCACAGACAACAAAAACATCTGCATCAAGGAGCGGCTTGAGCGCGGGAAAAAGCCGGTGGATGCCGGCCGCCCCGACATCGTACGCGATCCGGACCGTGCAGCCCATCTCTTCTGCAATGATCTTTGCTTCCTCCGCGACACGGATATCCGATGTCCCGGCCGTGATAACCGCCACGATCCCCCCGTTCTTTTCCGGTGCGGCACCGGTCGAGAGGAGGATGACCCGGGCAGGATCCCGGTACTCGACCGAGATTTTCGTTCCTTTGCACCGGGCCTGGACCGCGGATACCTGCTCAGGTGTTACGCGCGTGACCACGCAGCGGCCGGCCGCCTCTGCATGCCGGGCGGCAATCTCCGCAAGATGCGCCGGCTCCTTTCCTTCCGCAAGCACGACTTCGGGCATCCCGCAGCGGACGGCACGGCCGAGATCGAGACAGGCAAAGTCACCGACCCGCTCTAACCGGAGCCCTTCGATCTCCTGCGCTGCCTCATCGAGCGGGAGCTCGCCGTTTTTGTACCGTTCAAGGACGGCAGAAAGAACCGGGTTCGCGTGCATAATGTAATAATACAGATATGGGGACGCGTAGTATAAGTTAGTTCATTGCCATGTCGTACCTGCTCTATGTAGCATTTTTCGGTGCAGCGGTCGTGATCTTCCTCTGGCTGCGCGATGCGCGGATATTTTTCCGGACCGGCCTTGCCGGTTACCGGAAAGCGGCGTACTGGGGCGTCCTCTACGGAGCGCTCGGCACGTTCGGCGTCCTCTGTACGCTTGCCGGGGAAAGTATCGAGATCTTCGGCCTTGCCATCATCCTTGCAGCGCTCTACCTGCAGGGACGGATGGAACGGGAGAAGATCTTTACCGGAAAAGAACCGGCACTCGACCGGGCGCTCGGCAGTGCAAAGCGCTCTTTGCCGGATAAAAAATAATGGCACGGCAGGAAATACACACATAAAGGATTTACCAGGCATGATCCAGAAACCACGAGGCACACGGGATTTCCTTCCCGAAGAGATGGAAGCGCGGCGCAGCACCGAAGCAAAGATGCGGGAGGCGGTGCGCCGGTTCGGGTACCGGGAGGTCTGCACTCCCGAGTTCGAGGATCTCGAACTCTTCACACTCCGGTCCGGCGAGGGGATCATGCAGGAGATGTACGTCTTCGAAGACAAGGGTGGCAGGAAGCTTGCCCTGCGCCCGGAGATCACGGCCGCCGTGATCCGGATGTACATCAACGAGGCAAAAGTCGCGCCAAAACCGCTGCGCTGGTGTTATTTTGCCGACTGTTTCCGGTACGAGCGCCCGCAGAAAGGGCGGTACCGGCAGTTCTGGCAGTTCGGCGCCGAACTGATCGGGGCCGATACCGCGATGGCCGATGCGGAAGTGATCATGCTTGCCGCAGAAGCGCTCAACGCAACCGGGGTCACGTGGGACCTCAAGGTCGGCCACCTCGCGTTTATGAAAAATCTCTTAAAAGATCTCGAACCCACAGCCCAGCGCCGGGTGATGGCTCATCTCGACAAGAAGGATTTCGAGGGCCTTAAGGGAACGCTGGCAGCGATGGAGAAAGCCGATCTGGGCGAGTCACTGACCGCGCTCGTGGAGTGCCGTACGCTTGCCGAGGCTTTCGAGATTGCCGGGACTATCCCCGAGAAAGAGCGCGTGGAGCAGATGGCCGGGATCCTCGACGAGTCCGGGATCGCGTACTCGTTCAACTTCGGGATCGCCCGGGGGCTTGACTATTACACCGGCATGGTCTTTGAGGGGTTTGCCCACAACCTAGGCGCGGAGAACCAGATTGTTGGCGGCGGGGCATACCGGCTCGCGCACCTGTTCGGCGGGGACGATGTGGCCTCCTGCGGGTTTGCCATCGGGTTTGACCGGGTCATGGTCTCGCTTGGCGACGCCGCGCCGGCAAAGGACACCATTGCAGCAATTATCTGTACGGAGGAGGGCCGCAGCTTTGCGCTCGCGGTAGCCCGACAGTTCCGGGCAGCCGGGATCCGGGCGGAGATGGACCTGATGGGCCGGGGGCTTGGCGCACAGCTGGCCCATGCAGCAAAGTCCGCGGACTATGCAGTTGTTATCGGGAAACGGGAGGCCGAGGCCGGGCAGGTGACCCTAAAAGACCTCCACTCGGGAGAACAGAAGACCCTTGACCCGGCCGCGGCAGTAGCCGAGGTGAAGGCACATGGTGCTCGCTGAGGAACTCGCCAAACAGCAGCGCAGCATCAGCGTAGCGGAATTTTTCGAGAAGAACAAGCACCTGCTGGGCTTTGACTCGCCCACGCGTGGCGTTATTACCACGATCAAGGAAGCGGTGGATAACGCGCTCGATGCCTGCGAGGAAGCGCAGGTGCTGCCCGACATCTACATCAGCATCAAGAAGACCGGGCCGGAAGTATTCCGGATCATCGTCGAGGATAACGGTCCGGGCATTGTCCCCGCGCAGGTGCCGTTTGTCTTTGGGAAACTGCTGTACGGCTCACGGTTCCACCAGATCCGGCAGACCCGGGGCCAGCAGGGGATCGGGATCTCCGCCGCCGTGCTCTATGCGCAGCTGACAAGCGGCCTTCCTGCCGTTGTCATCTCCCGCACCGGGGCAAAGGAGCCGGCACACAGGTTCGAGATCCTCATAAAGATCGAGACCAACGAACCTGACATCATCTCGGAGCAGCCGTTCGAATGGGACCGGATCCACGGCACCCGGGTCCAGATCGAGTTCAAGAGCACGATGTCGGCGAAAAAGAAGCTGCTCGAATACCTCAGGTACACTTCGGTCGTGAACCCCCATGCACGGTTCCGGGTGGAGCTGGACGACGAGGCGTTCACTTTTGAGCGCGTGAGCCAGGAGGTGATCGCGTGCCCGGTGGCGATCCAGCCCCACCCGCACGGGATCGAGTTCGGGCAGCTCAAACGGATGGCCGCGGCAAGCGAGGAGAAACTTATAGATTTTCTCGTAAACGGTTTTTCCCGGGTGGGTAAAAAGACCGCGCAGGAGATGTGCGACAAGGCCGGCCTCAAGCCGGCGCTGAAAGTAAAGGGACTTGGCACGGAGGAGCTCAAAAACCTGCTCGCTGCCATGCAGTCCGTTGCCGTGCCCGCCCCGCCGACCACGCAGTGCCTCTCGCCCATTGGCGAGGATTTAATCCGGCGCGGTCTTGACAAGGAGTTCCAGATGGACTTTGTCGCGGCACGCACACGGCCGAGCTCGGTATACTCCGGCCACCCGTTCGTGGTCGAGGCAGCGATCGGGTACGGCGGGAAACTGCCGCCCGAGGGAAACGCAACGATCCTCCGGTTTGCCAACCGGGTCCCGCTCATGTACCAGCAGGGCGCCTGCGCTGTTACGGAATGTGTTTCAAACGTCAACTGGAAATCGTACAACATCTCCCAGCAGGGGCTTCCTCTGGGGCCGGTGCTGATCCTTGTCCACGTCGCGTCCACAAACGTACCCTTCACGAGCGAGAGCAAGGATGCGATTGCGAGCATCCCGGAGATCGAAAAGGAGATCGTGCTCGCGCTCCAGGACCTGGGCCGGGAGCTCAAGACCTTCCTCTCGCGCAGGGACCGGAACAAGCTTGCCGAGGACCGGGCACGCGCGGTCTGCGCGGTAATCCCCGAGATCGCGGCCAAAGTGAGCGAGATCGTGGAAAAGCCGCTCGTGGACACAACGCCCATCGAAGGCCGGCTCATGCACAAGCTGATCGCAAAGAAGTGGACAACCGCCGGGAGCGTGACCATCGAAGTGAACAACTACACGAGCAGCGATGTCGAGATCTCGGTGTATGATATCTCCACGGACAATGCGGCCGGCGCAGACATGCCGCCGGCATTTTCTACCGAAATGGACGGGCAGTTCACGAAGGTCTGGAAGATGGCAATACCGAAACACACGGTCTGGCGCGTCACGTATCCCGGGAAAGGCGGCGGGATGCTCGATATCCGCGGGATAGAGGACAACAAGAAGATGGTGGTGGATCTCGATGTCTAAAGAGGAACTCGATGCACGGTCGATGAAGGCGCTCATGACAATCGCCTCGGCCTGGTACGACCAGATGACGGCCGGGGAGATCCCGTCCATCTCGCTTCCCACCCGTACAAAATACAATATTGAGTACGACGATGCAAGCGAGGTCTGGAAGTACGGCGACAAGGAGAGCCTGCGGACGGCGGCAACCGCAAAGAGCGCGACGCATCTCTTAAAGATGGCCTATGTGATCGGTTTTGTCAAGCAGCAGCTCATCGAGAACCGGTCTTCGACCTTAAGAGAAATGTATTACATCTCGGAGGGCTGGAAGCGCGCGAAGTTTGGCGCGCAGGACGAGAGCAACTTCCTTGTGGAAGACCTCGAGATCATCTCCGATGTGCCGCGCGAAGGCTTCCACCTCCGGCCCGAAGAGAACGGGGCCTCCATCTACGGCCCGATGCGGATCCGGGAGCCGACCCGCAGGGGCCTCAAACTGATCCATTGCCAGGACGATGTGGGATCGGCCGGGTATTCCATCCCGAACAATGTGGAGAACCTTGAGCTGGTCGATCATGATGCGAAATTTGTCATTGCCATGGAAACCGGTGGTATGTACGACCGGCTGATCGAGAACGGGTTCGATGAGGAGCACAACGCGATCCTCCTCCACCTCAAGGGCCAGCCGGCCCGGTCAACGCGCAGGCTGCTCAACCGGATAAGCCAGACCTGGAACCTGCCAATCCTCGTTTTTACCGATGGAGACCCATGGTCGTACCGGATCTACGCATCAGTTGCGTACGGTGCCATCAAGAGCGCGCATATGTCCGAGATCCTCGCAACTCCGAAGGCACAGTTCCTGGGGTTGCAGCCCAGCGATATCCGGGACTACAACCTGCCATCGGACAAGTTGTCCGATAAGGATGTCGAGGCTTTGAATGCCGAACTTACCGACCCCCGGTTTGCAACGGAATACTGGAAGAAGCAGATCAATTTACAGTTAGAACTGGGACTCAAGTCAGAACAGCAGGCGTTTGCGGCCCGGGGGCTGGACTTTGTCACGAAGAAGTATTTGCCGGCGAGGTTGACGGAGATGGGAGTTATCTGATTTTTTATCTCTTTTTATTTCGTTCATAATCCAGCATATCCCGCAAGGTCTCTTTAAGGGAGATCTCAGGTTTCCAGCCGGTTAATGAAGTAATCCGGGAATTATCGCTCTGCTGGGTTGGGATCGTAACTTTTTGCTGATCATCAGA
Protein-coding sequences here:
- a CDS encoding redox-regulated ATPase YchF, whose product is MITLALAGKPNCGKSTFFKAATMANAEIANYPFTTINPNFGVAYVRTTCPCKGLDLTCTHCVDGVRFVAVNLIDVAGLVPDAHKGKGLGNQFLDNLRQADAILHVIDASGGTDSEGNPVGAGNHDPAEDVKFLTYEMTMWVYGILDKHWSRLSRQASVKTFSIHQGIAEVLTGLGITSDEVRELELLLKLDLSHAQMEELVPFCAEIVKISKPMLVVGNKIDETPEALREKLAVEKVAFASAASELALRNAAAAKVIKYLPGDKQFSVAEGVTLSAPQKAGLVKIAEIMKKNNGTGIQDAINRAVFELLDRIVVYPVEDENKFCNKQGDVLPDAFLMKRGSTPHDLAFQVHTDIGKGFLYAIDARTKMRIKETHVLKDGDIIKIVSAAK
- a CDS encoding metallophosphoesterase encodes the protein MNPLAMGTVIFSDVHADADAVGMFAAYLRAPAFAGRFGPVDTVVNLGDILHRGNNPERALAIIRNLGKDFSLVSVLGNHDHAFLNDIPVSGSDEESTRRHNELHGSPLLDIFSGMPMDRAENGILYVHGGPLDLGTQTLRLKCWQRLSHEPGDSFTGYHYTPQMAFDALEKRGLTHMVCGHQHTHICCQKTPSGIREHILRFVREDDKNSPGGWIETAEVPLDTPTLFRLGGCHGELPEFAYLSGTAFTYIRMPVAPGSDRDPGQ
- a CDS encoding nicotinamide-nucleotide adenylyltransferase, whose amino-acid sequence is MKRGFYVGRFQPYHNGHQAVLTELARTCDEIIIGVGSAQLSHTLENPFTSGERVLMITRALTTLGCPYYVIPIEDVQRNALWAAHVRSMTPPFDTCYSSNPLVVRLFREANVDVQSPAMYERDRHSGTEIRRRMLAGEPWEDLVPPAVASVISEIDGVERLRQIARDDS
- the larB gene encoding nickel pincer cofactor biosynthesis protein LarB translates to MHANPVLSAVLERYKNGELPLDEAAQEIEGLRLERVGDFACLDLGRAVRCGMPEVVLAEGKEPAHLAEIAARHAEAAGRCVVTRVTPEQVSAVQARCKGTKISVEYRDPARVILLSTGAAPEKNGGIVAVITAGTSDIRVAEEAKIIAEEMGCTVRIAYDVGAAGIHRLFPALKPLLDADVFVVCAGREGTLPAVVAGLVDKPVLGVPVSTGYGYMGEGRAALASMLQSCSVIAVVNIDAGFTAGAFAARIANGGKNK
- a CDS encoding ABC transporter permease, giving the protein MSYLLYVAFFGAAVVIFLWLRDARIFFRTGLAGYRKAAYWGVLYGALGTFGVLCTLAGESIEIFGLAIILAALYLQGRMEREKIFTGKEPALDRALGSAKRSLPDKK
- the hisS gene encoding histidine--tRNA ligase; this translates as MIQKPRGTRDFLPEEMEARRSTEAKMREAVRRFGYREVCTPEFEDLELFTLRSGEGIMQEMYVFEDKGGRKLALRPEITAAVIRMYINEAKVAPKPLRWCYFADCFRYERPQKGRYRQFWQFGAELIGADTAMADAEVIMLAAEALNATGVTWDLKVGHLAFMKNLLKDLEPTAQRRVMAHLDKKDFEGLKGTLAAMEKADLGESLTALVECRTLAEAFEIAGTIPEKERVEQMAGILDESGIAYSFNFGIARGLDYYTGMVFEGFAHNLGAENQIVGGGAYRLAHLFGGDDVASCGFAIGFDRVMVSLGDAAPAKDTIAAIICTEEGRSFALAVARQFRAAGIRAEMDLMGRGLGAQLAHAAKSADYAVVIGKREAEAGQVTLKDLHSGEQKTLDPAAAVAEVKAHGAR
- a CDS encoding DNA topoisomerase VI subunit B, with translation MVLAEELAKQQRSISVAEFFEKNKHLLGFDSPTRGVITTIKEAVDNALDACEEAQVLPDIYISIKKTGPEVFRIIVEDNGPGIVPAQVPFVFGKLLYGSRFHQIRQTRGQQGIGISAAVLYAQLTSGLPAVVISRTGAKEPAHRFEILIKIETNEPDIISEQPFEWDRIHGTRVQIEFKSTMSAKKKLLEYLRYTSVVNPHARFRVELDDEAFTFERVSQEVIACPVAIQPHPHGIEFGQLKRMAAASEEKLIDFLVNGFSRVGKKTAQEMCDKAGLKPALKVKGLGTEELKNLLAAMQSVAVPAPPTTQCLSPIGEDLIRRGLDKEFQMDFVAARTRPSSVYSGHPFVVEAAIGYGGKLPPEGNATILRFANRVPLMYQQGACAVTECVSNVNWKSYNISQQGLPLGPVLILVHVASTNVPFTSESKDAIASIPEIEKEIVLALQDLGRELKTFLSRRDRNKLAEDRARAVCAVIPEIAAKVSEIVEKPLVDTTPIEGRLMHKLIAKKWTTAGSVTIEVNNYTSSDVEISVYDISTDNAAGADMPPAFSTEMDGQFTKVWKMAIPKHTVWRVTYPGKGGGMLDIRGIEDNKKMVVDLDV
- a CDS encoding DNA topoisomerase IV subunit A, whose protein sequence is MSKEELDARSMKALMTIASAWYDQMTAGEIPSISLPTRTKYNIEYDDASEVWKYGDKESLRTAATAKSATHLLKMAYVIGFVKQQLIENRSSTLREMYYISEGWKRAKFGAQDESNFLVEDLEIISDVPREGFHLRPEENGASIYGPMRIREPTRRGLKLIHCQDDVGSAGYSIPNNVENLELVDHDAKFVIAMETGGMYDRLIENGFDEEHNAILLHLKGQPARSTRRLLNRISQTWNLPILVFTDGDPWSYRIYASVAYGAIKSAHMSEILATPKAQFLGLQPSDIRDYNLPSDKLSDKDVEALNAELTDPRFATEYWKKQINLQLELGLKSEQQAFAARGLDFVTKKYLPARLTEMGVI